In one window of Meleagris gallopavo isolate NT-WF06-2002-E0010 breed Aviagen turkey brand Nicholas breeding stock chromosome 4, Turkey_5.1, whole genome shotgun sequence DNA:
- the LRIT3 gene encoding leucine-rich repeat, immunoglobulin-like domain and transmembrane domain-containing protein 3, with amino-acid sequence MSLLFCLCLIMSISAEVHGFCPSQCTCVYHGRSDGTGTRSVLCNDPDMFEIPVNVPVDTVKLRIEKTVIRRIPTEAFYYLVDLKYLWVTYNCVANVDISSFYNLKQLHELRLDGNLISTFPWESLAEMPNLRTLDLHNNKVTSIPAEAGRYLRNLTYLDISSNKLTTLPSDLMDIWPPFSEVVPPKSTDILVTQRVILGLQDNPWFCDCRISKLIEFSKIVDNSIVLLDPLVTCSGPESLAGILFQRAELEQCLKPSVMTSATKITSPLGSNVLLRCDATGYPTPQLTWTRSDNIPVNYTVIQETPGEGVRWSILSLTGISYKDAGEYRCKAKNLAGMSEAAVTVTVVGVVTTTVLPQKYGRKQEAERQNTTLEESKKEPEKTTTPLLTTSMTITAQVTTERSTNVRITDKKQSRSMADGKKNSKTVTNGSKKQTGDMRKKGEEAKQTEETSKKGEETSLKAAATAEQNITVMDLRVITETDERVTLTWKTVNASSNTAVTVLYSKYGDEEMLPLSTDSSKNKVTIDGLQPSTQYMACVSPKGVPPTKDQCIIFTTDMLNDESSSQFSILIMGSSAACVVVLPLIIFLIYKVLKLHMKPKAPKEADLAKETYVKFETLSLKPRAVNAGGELWARRYTDESERLLLCSRSSMDSQMTFKSEGSRSEYLC; translated from the exons ATGTCTCTGCTTTTTTGCTTATGCCTCATAATGAGCATTTCTGCAGAAGTGCATGGTTTTTGTCCTTCGCAATGCACTTGTGTTTACCACGGCAGAAGTGATGGCACTGGAACAAG GTCTGTACTCTGTAATGACCCTGACATGTTTGAGATCCCTGTGAATGTTCCTGTGGATACTGTAAAACTTCGTATAGAAAAAACTGTCATACGAAGGATTCCCACTGAAGCCTTTTACTATCTAGTAGACCTCAAATATCTGTGGGTAACTTACAACTGTGTAGCCAACGTTGATATTAGCAGCTTCTACAACCTGAAACAACTGCACGAGCTCCGGCTGGATGGCAATCTGATCTCGACTTTCCCTTGGGAGTCTCTGGCAGAGATGCCCAACTTGAGGACTCTCGATTTGCATAACAACAAGGTGACCAGCATTCCAGCCGAGGCTGGCAGGTACCTGAGGAACCTCACCTACCTGGACATCTCCAGCAATAAGCTCACCACCTTGCCCTCCGACCTGATGGACATTTGGCCGCCCTTCTCAGAAGTCGTCCCTCCCAAGAGCACAGACATTCTGGTGACTCAGAGAGTCATTTTGG gtTTGCAGGACAACCCATGGTTTTGTGACTGTCGCATTTCAAAGTTAATTGAATTCTCCAAAATTGTGGACAACTCAATTGTACTTCTTGACCCACTGGTTACATGTAGTGGACCGGAGAGCTTGGCAGGGATCTTGTTCCAGAGAGCTGAGTTAGAACAGTGTCTTAAGCCATCTGTGATGACATCAGCAACCAAAATCACCTCCCCGCTGGGAAGCAATGTGCTACTACGCTGCGATGCAACCGGATACCCAACACCACAGCTTACCTGGACTAGGTCAGACAATATACCAGTGAACTATACAG TAATTCAAGAAACACCTGGAGAAGGTGTCCGATGGTCCATATTAAGCTTGACAGGGATTTCATACAAGGATGCAGGGGAATACAGATGTAAAGCAAAGAATTTAGCAGGAATGTCAGAAGCTGCTGTTACTGTCACAGTGGTTGGTGTTGTTACTACAACTGTGTTGCCACAGAAGTATGGAAGGAAGCAGGAGGCTGAGAGACAGAATACCACACTGGAGGAATCCAAGAAGGAACCTGAGAAAACAACCACACCTCTTCTAACCACATCAATGACCATAACAGCACAGGTTACCACTGAAAGATCAACAAATGTCAGAATTACTGACAAGAAGCAATCCAGGTCCATGgctgatggaaagaaaaattcaaagaCAGTGACAAATGGAAGCAAAAAGCAGACTGGGGACATGAGGAAGAAAGGTGAGGAGGCAAAGCAGACTGAGGAGACAAGCAAGAAAGGTGAGGAGACTTCACTTAAGGCAGCAGCTACAGCTGAGCAAAATATTACTGTGATGGACCTAAGGGTGATCACTGAAACAGATGAAAGAGTGACCTTGACTTGGAAAACTGTCAATGCCTCAAGCAACACTGCGGTGACTGTGTTATATTCAAAGTACGGAGATGAAGAGATGTTGCCTCTGAGCACTGATTCTAGCAAAAACAAAGTCACAATTGATGGTTTGCAACCTAGTACTCAGTATATGGCATGTGTTTCACCAAAAGGAGTGCCACCTACAAAAGATCAGTGCATTATTTTCACTACTGACATGTTAAATGATGAAAGCAGCTCTCAGTTTTCTATTCTGATAatgggcagcagtgcagcatgtGTAGTTGTTTTACCTTTGATAATTTTCTTAATCTACAAAGTTTTAAAACTTCATATGAAACCCAAAGCTCCTAAGGAAGCTGATCTTGCAAAAGAGACTTATGTGAAATTTGAAACACTCTCTCTCAAGCCTCGAGCAGTGAATGCAGGAGGAGAACTCTGGGCAAGAAGATACACAGACGAATCAGAAAGACTTCTCCTTTGTTCTAGGTCAAGTATGGATTCTCAAATGACCTTCAAAAGTGAAGGCTCTAGGTCTGAGTATCTCTGTTGA
- the RRH gene encoding LOW QUALITY PROTEIN: visual pigment-like receptor peropsin (The sequence of the model RefSeq protein was modified relative to this genomic sequence to represent the inferred CDS: inserted 1 base in 1 codon) gives MHWNDSANSSESDAEAHSAFTQTEHNIVAAYLITAGVISIFSNIVVLGIFVKYKELRTATNAIIINLAFTDIGVSGIGYPMSAASDLHGSWKFGYTGCQIYAALNIXFGMASIGLLTVVAVDRYLTICRPDIGRRMTTCNYAALILAAWINAVFWASMPTVGWAGYAPDPTGATCTVNWRKNDMSFVSYTMSVIAVNFVVPLTVMFYCYYNVSRTMKQYTSSNCLESISMDWSDQVDVTKMSVVMIVMFLVAWSPYSIVCLWSSFGDPKKISPAMAIIAPLFAKSSTFYNPCIYVIANKKFRRAILAMVRCQTRQEITINNALPMSVSQSALTS, from the exons ATGCACTGGAATGATTCAGCCAACTCCTCAGAAAGTGATGCTGAAGCTCATTCTGCCTTTACACAGACTGAGCACAACATAGTCGCAGCTTACTTAATAACAGCAG GAGTGATAAGCATTTTCAGTAACATTGTTGTGTTAGGCATCTTTGTGAAGTACAAAGAGCTTCGGACAGCAACCAATGCAATTATTATCAACCTGGCTTTCACTGACATTGGTGTTAGTGGCATTGGCTACCCCATGTCTGCTGCTTCAGACCTGCATGGAAGCTGGAAGTTTGGATACACTGGATGCCAG ATCTATGCTgccttaaata tttttgggATGGCAAGTATTGGTTTGCTCACTGTTGTTGCAGTTGACCGTTACCTGACAATCTGCAGGCCTGACATAG GAAGAAGAATGACTACCTGTAACTATGCTGCTCTAATCCTGGCTGCATGGATCAATGCAGTCTTTTGGGCGTCCATGCCTACCGTAGGCTGGGCTGGCTATGCTCCAGATCCAACTGGAGCAACTTGCACAGTCAATTGGAGGAAAAATGATAT GTCCTTTGTTTCCTACACAATGAGTGTAATTGCTGTTAATTTTGTTGTACCCTTAACAGTCATGTTTTACTGTTATTACAATGTTTCCCGGACAATGAAACAATACACCAGCAGTAACTGCCTGGAGAGCATCAGCATGGATTGGTCCGACCAAGTAGATGTAACAAAG ATGTCTGTTGTGATGATTGTAATGTTCCTGGTGGCATGGTCTCCCTATTCCATTGTGTGTTTATGGTCTTCCTTTGGAGACCCGAAGAAAATTTCTCCTGCAATGGCCATCATAGCTCCTTTATTTGCAAAATCCTCCACATTCTATAATCCCTGCATTTACGTCATTGCAAACAAAAA GTTTCGGAGAGCAATCCTGGCTATGGTGCGATGTCAGACAAGACAAGAAATAACTATAAACAATGCCTTGCCCATGAGTGTTTCTCAAAGTGCACTGACGTCATAA